The Pseudoxanthomonas sp. SL93 genome segment CCGGCTGTCGTCGCTGGAAACGCTGCAGCATGCCGCGCTGGGCCAGGAGCAGGGTGCCGCAATGACCTGGCTGAAGGCGCGCGGGCTGGACAATGCGGCGCGCGTCGGCGAGAAGCTCACCGTCGAGCCGGGCTGGGAAAACGCCGTGGAAGGCGCCCTCGGCCAGCTGATCGAAGGCGTGCTGGTCGATGCCCCCGAAGCCCTGGTCGACGCACTGGGCGAACTGGGCGATGGCCGCATCGCGCTGGTGTCGGACGACCGCGGCGACGTCAGCTTCGCGCCGACGTCGCTGGCCGCGAAGGTGCAGGGCCCGGCCGCGATCCGCCGCCTGCTGGCCCGCCTGCACGTGGCCGAAGACCTCGCCGAGGCCCGCCGCCTGCAGTCGCAGCTGGGCGAAGGCGACTCCGTCATCACCCGCCACGGCGAACGCTTGGGCGCCGGCTGGGTGCGCGTGCTGCGCTCCGGTGCGGCCAAGCAGGGCGCCCTGCTGCGCGAGCGCGACATCCAGACGCTGCGTGGCGAGATCGAAACCCTGCAGGCGCGCGAAGCCGAGCTGGAACACCGCCTCGCCACGCTGCGCGACCAGTTGCTGGCCGCCGAGCAGCAGCGGGAGGACGCGCAGCGCGCGCTCTACATGGCCCACCGCAGCGTGTCCGAACTCGCCGGCCAGCTGCAGAGCCAGCAGGGGCGGGTGGATTCCACCCGCACCCGCATCGAACGCATCGACGGTGAAATCGCGCAGCTGGTCGAGACCCTCGATGCCAGCCGCGAGCAGGCCCGCGAAGCGCGCATGAAGCTGGAAGACGCGGTGACCCGCATGGGCGACCTGGAAGCGACCCGGCAGGCGCTGGAAGCCGAGCGCCGCCAGTTGGTCGAAGCGCGCGACCAGGCCCGCGAAGCGGCCCGCGCGTCGCGCGACGCCGCGCATGCGCTGGCGCTGACCCTGGAATCACAGCGCGCCCAGATCGTCTCGCTGAGCCAGGCGCTTGACCGCATGGGCGGTCAGCGCGGCCAGCTGGATTCGCGACTGGAAGAACTGACCCTGCAGTTGAACGAAGGCGATTCGCCGGTGCAGGAACTGGAAGCCCAGCGGCAGGCCGCACTGGAGCACCGCGTCACCGCCGACCGCCTGCTGACCGAGGCGCGCGCCGCGCTCGACGCCATCGACAACGACCTGCGCCAGTATGAGCAGACCCGCCACCAGCGCGACGAGCAGGCCCTGGCCCAGCGCGAACGCATCTCGCAGCGCAAGCTCGACCAGCAGGCGCTGGCGCTGAAGGCCGAACAGCTGTCCGAAGCCGTCGTCGCCGGCGGCTTCGTGCTGCAGGACGTCATCAACACGCTGCCCGAGGTGGCCGACATCCGCGAATGGGAGCAGGCCGTCACCCAGATCGACGGCCGCATGCGCCGCCTGGAGCCGGTCAACCTGGCGGCCATCCACGAGTACGGCGAAGCCAGCCAGCGCGCCGAGTACCTGGAAGCGCAGAACATCGACCTGACCACCGCGCTGGAAACGCTGGAAGACGCCATCCGCAAGATCGACCGCGAGACCCGTGGCCGCTTCAAGGACACCTTCGACCGCGTCAACGCCGGCGTGCAGCAGTTGTACCCGCGCCTGTTCGGCGGCGGCCATGCCTACCTGGAACTGACCGGCGAAGACCTGCTGGATACCGGCGTGGCCATCATGGCGCGCCCGCCCGGCAAGCGCGTGTCCAACATCTCGCTGCTGTCCGGCGGCGAGAAGGCGATGACCGCGGTCGCGCTGGTCTTCGCCATCTTCCAGCTCAACCCCGCGCCGTTCTGCCTGCTGGACGAAGTCGATGCACCGCTCGACGAAGCCAACGTGGGCCGCTTCACCAACATGGTGAAGGAGATGAGCGAGAAGGTGCAGTTCCTGTTCGTCAGCCACAACAAGGCGACCATGGAAGCCGCACACCAGCTCAGTGGCGTTACCATGCGCGAGCCCGGTGTCAGCCGACTGGTGTCGGTCGACCTGGAAGAGGCCGCGCGCCTCGCCGGGGCTGCGTGAGCGTGCTTCATATGAGCGTGCTCCAGGTGAGCGTGATCCATTCCCACTGCCGGAGAAAACACTAGTGTCCGACATGGCCATGCTTCGTTTCGGGATCATCATCGCCGGCGCCCTGCTGGTGATCGCGATCTTCTTCTTCGGCCGCCCCAAGAAGCCCAGCCAGGGCCGGCGGCTTGAACCCAGTGAGCGCGACAATGCACGCGTCGAGCCCAGCCTGCCGGGCGACGATGGCGCCGAGCAGGTGCAGGACTACAGCGACGACAACGTCCGCCAGCCGGAACTCGGCCTGGCCGGCGGCACGCCAGTCGCCAATGCCGACAGCGACCTGGGCAAGCGTCCCAACCAGGATTTCGACAAGATCGTCTCGCTGTACGTGGCGGCCAAGGCCGGGCACATGCTGCGCGGCGAGGACATCGTGGTCGCGGCAGAAAAGACGGGCCTGACCTTCGGCCACATGAATGTGTTCCACCGCCTGGTGGAAGGCCACCCCGAGCGCGGCCCGGTCTTCAGCATGGCCAACATCATGCAGCCGGGCAGCTTCGACATGGCCAACATCCGCACGCTGGAAACCCCGGCCATCGCCTTCTTCCTGACCCTGCCGGCGCCGATGACCGCGCTGGAAGCCTGGGAGAAGCTGGTGCCCAACGTCGAGCGCATGGCCGAACTGCTCGGTGGTGTGGTCCTCGACGACAGCCGCAACACCCTCGGCCGCCAGCGCATCCAGCACATCCGCGAAGAACTGCGCGCCTACGACCGCCAGCATGAAGCGCCGCCGCTGACGAAGGCGCCGCGGTGGTGAGGGCGAGTTGGCATAGTTTGGCGAGCAAAGACAACTTGATGCGTAGATTCTTCCTGGTCGGCTTGTTGTTTGTCTCTTATCCCTCTTATGCCAAGGAGCCGACGTCTCTTGGGCAGGGAAGGTACATGTTGACGGATCAGAATTTCACGGTCTTCGGGAGCCCTGAGAAGATCGTTGCGAAGTTGACGAGACAGGCCCACGAGTTCTGCAAGGGCCAAACTGGGAACGAAGCTTACTTGCTGGGTGCAGATGGCTCTGAAGCAGTGCCTGGCGAAGTGCACAGCAGCGGCGTGCTGAAACGTGGTGCGCAGGGGGCAACCGGAACCATCCAGTTCCGTTGTGAAATTCCTGAAAAAGAATCCACCAGTTCCAAGCGTGACATTTACACAGAGCTTCCCAAGTTGAAGGCATTGCTCGACTCTGGAGCCATTACTCAAGCAGAGTACGACGATCAGAAGCGCAAGTTGTTGGAGCAGCAATAGCAGATAGGTTGGAATGAGCGAATCCAAATACAGCATCTGCTGCTGTCTTTCAGATTTACTTAATGAGGGCTTGACGATATTCACGCGTCATAGGCGAGGGTGATGGGTATCGTTTCGCTTCACCCATCCTACGGCTACCTTAGATCACTTCAGCGCGTGCTTTTGGAGGAATGACGGTGTCTGCCCGCCGCATCTTCACCACCCCCTTCGCCAGCGTCTATCCGCTTTACGTGCAGAAGGCCGAGCGCAAGGGACGCACCAAGGCGGACGTCGATGAGGTCATCCGCTGGTTGACCGGCTACGACCAGGCGGGGCTTGATCGACAGATCAGCGCCAGGACCGACTTCCAGACCTTCTTCGCCGAAGCGCCCCGGCTTCATCCCCATGCGGCTTTGATCAAGGGCATCGTCTGCGGCGTCCGCGTCGAGGACGTGGACGATCCGTTGATGCAGAAGATCCGCTACCTCGACAAGCTGGTGGATGAGCTGGCGAAGGGGAAGGCGATGGAAAAGATCCTGCGCTGACATCGTGTTGGGATGTGGCGGCTTTACCATGCCCGCATGGACAGAGAACCCGACGTGCCCGTCGCAACACGCCCCATCCATCGCGGCGACATCTTCTGGGTGGCGGCCGATGAATCCCGTGGCTCGATTCCCGGCGTGCCGCACCCGCATGTCGTCGTGCAGGACGATGTCTTCAACCAGTCGCGCATCTCGACCGTCGTGGTCTGCGCACTCAGCTCCAACCTCAATCGCGTGTCGGAACCCGGCGTGGTGCTGCTGGATGCGGGCGAGGGCGGGCTGGCACGGCAGAGCGTGGTGATCGCGTCGCAGATATCGTCGCTCTACAAGCACCGCCTGCAGGACCACATCGGGCGCCTGAGCGACCAGCGGGTGGATCAGGTGATTGCGGCGCTCCGCTTCCTGCAGGCCTCTTTCCTCCGCTGAGCGCGACATCCGCGCGCCGCACTGCGCGCGCTCCGCATGGCATTCCGACCAGCGGCGGCGGCAAACCCCGCCACTTGCCAGCCATCGCTTGACATGCAGGTATTCACCTGCATATTATCCCGCCGTACACGAAGGTAGCGGATGGACATCGACAAGGTTTTCAAGGCACTGGGCGATCCGACACGGCGGAGGCTGCTCGACCTGCTGTGCGACAAGAACGGGCAAACGCTCGGGCAACTCTGCGAGCAGCTGGACATGGCGCGGCAATCGGTGACCCAGCACCTCGGCCTGCTCGAGGCCGCCAACCTGGTGAGCACGGTCTGGCGCGGCCGGGAAAAGCTGCATTTCATCAATCCCGTGCCGCTGCACGACGTCTACGAACGCTGGGTGCGGAAATTCGAACGCCAGCGCCTCAGCCTGCTGCACGACCTGAAGAAGGAACTCGAAGGAGAATGAGCATGAGCAACGAAAAGACCTGCTTCGTCTACGTGACCTACATCCGCTCGACCGCGGAAAAGGTGTTCGAGGCCATCACCCAGCCCGGCATCGCACGGCGTTACTGGGGCCACGAGAACGTCTCCGACTGGCAGCCCGGCTCGGCCTGGCAGCACGTGCGTGCCAGCGAGCCGCACACGGTGGAACTGGTCGGCAAGGTGGTCGAGAGCGTGCCGCCGACGCGCCTGGTCATCACCTGGGCGAACGCGTCGCAGGCCGACGATCCCGGCGCCTACAGCCGCGTGACGTTCGACATCGTGCCGTACGAGGACATGGTGCGGCTGACCGTGACGCATGACGAGCTCGAGGCCGGCAGCGGCATGGCCAACGGCATCCAGAAGGGCTGGCCCATCGTGCTGTCCAGCCTGAAGTCCCTGCTGGAAACCGGGCAGGGCATGGACGTCTTCGCCAAGCCGAAGGCCGCGTGAGTCGGAGCGGGGCGAGCCCATGGATATCGGCATCATCGGTGCTGGCAACATCGGCTCCACCCTGGCGCGAAGGCTTGCCAAGGCAGGCCACGCCGTCCGCATCGCCAACTCACGCGGGCCGGAAACTCTGGCGCGTCTGGCCGAAGCGACCGGTGCACAGGCGGTGTCGTTGCGCGACGTCGCGCGCGGGGTGGACGTCGTCATCCTTTCGATTCCCTTTGGCCGGCTGCCGGCCTTGAGGGAATGCATCGCCCCCTTGCCGGATGACGTGGTGGTGGCCGACACCTCCAACTACTTTCCGGTCCGCGACGGACACATCGCCGCCGTTGACGAAGGTCAGGTCGAGAGCCTGTGGGTCTCCTCCCAGATCGGCCATTCCGTCATCAAGGCGTGGAACAGCCTCCTGGCCGTCAGTCTGCAGGACAACGGCCTGCCCAAAGGGACCGAAGGACGCATCGCGCTGCCCGTGGCGGGCGACGATCGCGCGGCCAGGCAGCTCGTCATGCGGCTGGTGGAGGACACCGGCTTCGACGCCGTCGATGCCGGTCCGCTTGCCGAGTCGTGGCGGCAGCAACCCATCACCCGCGCCTACTGCTCGGACCTCACGGCGGACAGGTTGCGGGCCGCCTTGCTCGCGGCCGACCGCGCCCGGGCACCGATCGTGCGCGAGGACATGGTGAAGGCGTTCATGGCGCTGGGGGACGCGATCACGACCGACGACGTCGTGCGCCTGCACCGGACGGCCAGCGCCCACGCATGAAACGAACCCATCCGACCACGGAGTCCACATGACCCTGTCCTACACCGGCGGCTGTGCGTGCGGCGCGATCCGCTACACCACGCCGCATGCGCCCGTCTTCCAGAACCTCTGCCAATGCCGCGACTGCCAGCGGCGCAGCGGCACCGGCCATGGCGCCTGGCTGACCTTTCCCGGACGCGAAGCGATGGCCATCACCGGGGAAGCCACGCACTGGCAGGTCGCGGGCGACAGCGGCAACGCCAAGGTGCATGCCTTCTGTCCCGCCTGCGGAACGCCGGTCTACCTGCTCTTCAAGGCGATGCCGGACATGATCGCGGTCGCGGCCGGCAGCCTGGATGATCCCGGTCGCTTCACGCCCGGCGCGCTCACCTACGCGTCCCGTGGGCTGGCCTGGGACACGGTCGATCCGTCGTTGAAGACGTTCCAACGGATGCCCACGGCATGATGCAACGCATGGATGCCAGGCCCCGCAACGTCCTCTTCATCTGCACCCAGAACCGCCTGCGCAGCCCGACGGCGGAGCAGGTGTTTGCGGACTGGCCGGGCATCGAGACGGCGTCCGCCGGATTGGGCAACGATGCGGAAGTCCCGGTCTCGCCCGAACTGCTGGCCTGGGCGGACCTGGTTTTCGTGATGGAGAAGGTGCACCGTACGCGCCTGTCCGCCAAGTTCGGTCGCCACCTCAACGGCAAGCGGGTGATCTGCCTGGATATCCCCGACGACTACGAATTCATGGATACCTTGCTCATCCGGTTGCTCAAGCAGAAGGTGACGCGGTTCCTGCCCACCCATGCGAGCGACGAATGAACCGCCCCCTGCAGACCCACACCGGCCGCTGCCATTGCGGCGCCGTGCGCTTCGAGATCGACACCGATTTCCCCGAACTGACCCGGTGCGACTGTTCCATCTGCCGCAAGAAGAACGCCTTGATGGTGAAGGTGCACGAAAGCGCCTTCCGCCTGCTGGCCGGCGAAGACGCGCTGACCGACTACCAGTTCCACACCCGCACCGCCCACCATTACTTCTGCAAGGTGTGCGGAATCTATCCGTTCCACCGCAAGCGCGTGACCCCCGACTACTACGGCATCAACGTCTACTGCCTGGACGACTTCGATCCCGACGGCATCCCGGTGCGGATGACGGTGGGCGCGGGCATGCCGTGAGCACGCTCCGCTAGACTGCGGCCATGTGCCGCTTCGTCACCGCCGTTCTGCCCGCCAGTGCGCCGATTGCCGCGCTGGATGCGCTTGCGCGTGCGCATGGCAGGCAGCTCCGTCCGCTGGCAAGCCCGTCGGTGCAGGGGCAGCTGGTGGCCGGCGAGGCCTATTTCCTGACGACGCTCGGCGAATGCGATTGCGGTGGGCCGCTGGGTCGTGGACGTTCTTCGCAGACGACCGACTGGGACGAGAAGGCGCGCCGACTGGCGCTCAAGGGCTGGAGTCTGGCCAAGGTGGCGCGCGCGCTGGGCCAGAAGCGGGCGCACGCGGACGCGGATGCCGGGGCGGAGGCGCGACGCGTCGACGAGGCGATGGCGACGTGGGTGGCCTACATCAAGAACATGCTGCAGTCCGGCCATGTGCGTGAACTCGGCCTGCTGCTCCACCAGTACCGCGGTCCGCTGGACGAAGACGTGACCCTCCGCGAACGCCGCCGCGTCAAAGTGACCGCAGCGCTGCCCGAGGTCCTGCGCGACCTGGACGAGGACGTGCTGTATCTGTTCCACGCCTGATCTGACCCGCATCGGGCGTTCCACGGGCCGTGTCTCTCACACTTGCCATCGGGAGATGGCACTCGGAGCTCCATCAATGGAGCTCGGAGCCCCATCGGCCGGGCTCGGAATCCCATCGATCGAGCACGCGAGCCCCGTCGATGGCTTCCTGAGCTCCATCGACGGCTTTCGGAGCTCCATCGATCACATTCCGAGCTCGATCGATGGAGCACGTCAGCCCCATCGATCACATTCCGAATGCCATCGATGGCTTCCTGAGCCCTATCGATCGGGCTTTGAGAGCCATCGATGGCACTCAGAGGGCCATCGATGGAGCAGGTGAGCCTTGCGGTTGGGATTCCGAGCTCCATCGATGGAGCTCCGAGGGCGATCGGCCGCCAGCGGACCCGGCAACGCCACGCGACGGAGGGCAGGGACCGTCCCCCACCCGCCGGCGTTGCGCCTTCCCTCACGGCGCGGGGCTTTAGAATTCCCCCATGACGCCGACGCCTGCCGCCCGTATCGCCGACCTCCGCCGCCAGCTGGAGGACGCCAACCACCGCTACCACGTCCTCGACGAGCCCAATATCCCGGACGCCGAGTACGACCGCCTGCTGCGCGAACTGGATACGCTGGAAACCGCCCACCCCGAGCTGGTCACCGCCGATTCGCCCACCCAGCGCGTGGGCAACGCCCCGGCCGGCAAGTTCGCCGAGGTGCGCCACGCCCTCCCCATGCTGTCGCTGGGCAACGCCTTCAGCGACGAAGAGGTGGAGGACTTCGTCCGCCGCATCGCCGACAAGCTGAAGCGGCCCACGCTGCTGTTCTCCGCCGAGCCCAAGCTGGACGGGCTGGCCATCAGCCTGCGCTACGAAGGCGGTGCGTTCGTGCAGGGCGCCACGCGCGGCGACGGCGCCACCGGCGAGGACGTCACCCTCAACCTGCGCACGGTCAAGGCCATCCCCCTCAGGCTGCGGGGGAAGGGCTGGCCGGACGTGCTGGAAGTCCGGGGCGAGGTGTACATGCCGCGCGCGGATTTCGAGAAGTACAACGAGCACGCCCGCCTGCACGGCGGCAAGGTGCTGGCCAATCCCCGCAACGGCGCCGCCGGTTCGCTGCGCCAGCTGGACCCGCGCATCACGGCGCAGCGGCCACTGGCGTTCTTCGCCTACGGTACCGGCCTGGTGGAAGGCGGCGAACTGCCGGATTCGCATTCGGCCACGCTGAAGCAGCTGCGCGCGTGGGGTTTCCCGGTCAGCAGCCTCAGCGAGACCGTGGAAGGCGTGGACGGCCTGCTGGACTATTACCGCCGCATCGGCGAACGCCGCGGCGCCTTGCCGTTCGACATCGACGGCGTGGTCTACAAGCTGGACGACGGGGAAGGGCAGCGCACGATGGGGTTCGTCTCGCGTGCGCCGCGCTGGGCCATCGCGCACAAGTTCCCGGCGCAGGAACAGATGACCGTGCTGGATTCCATCGAGGTCAACGTGGGCCGCACCGGCGCGGTGACGCCGTGGGCGCTGATGCAGCCGGTGCACGTGGGCGGCGTGACGGTGACGCGCGCCACGCTGCACAACGCCGACCAGGTGGCACGCCTGGACGTGCGCAACGGCGACACCGTGATCATCCGCCGCGCCGGCGATGTCATCCCCGAAGTGGTGGGCGTGGTGCTGGAACGCCGCCCCGCCGGCACGCAGCCGTGGCAGATGCCGACGGCGTGCCCGGTCTGCGGCTCCGAGATCGTGCGCGAGGAAGGCGCGGCGGTGTGGCGCTGCAGCGGTGAGCTGACCTGCCCGGCGCAGCGCAAGGAGACGATCATCCATTTCGCCTCGCGCCGCGCGATGGACATCGAAGGCCTGGGCGAGCGGTTCGTCGAAGACCTGAGCGA includes the following:
- a CDS encoding SHOCT domain-containing protein, whose amino-acid sequence is MRRFFLVGLLFVSYPSYAKEPTSLGQGRYMLTDQNFTVFGSPEKIVAKLTRQAHEFCKGQTGNEAYLLGADGSEAVPGEVHSSGVLKRGAQGATGTIQFRCEIPEKESTSSKRDIYTELPKLKALLDSGAITQAEYDDQKRKLLEQQ
- the smc gene encoding chromosome segregation protein SMC; this translates as MRLSTIKLSGFKSFVDPTVLHLPTNMTGVVGPNGCGKSNIIDAVRWVMGESSASRLRGDSLTDVIFSGSAARKPVSQASVELIFDNSDHTISGEFAAFNEISVRRLVSRDGQSSYYLNGTKCRRRDITDLFLGTGLGPRSYSIIEQGMISQIIEARPEDLRIYLEEAAGISKYKERRKETETRIRHTRENLDRLGDLREEIGKQLEHLKRQAKQAEQYQALQEERRVKDAEWKALEFRGLDGRLQGLREGLSQEETRLQQLIAEQREAERHIETDRLKREESVEALNKAQGEVYQVGSTLARIEQQIQHQRELGDRLKKARDEAHNALQELGQHISGDETRLNVLRESVADAEPQLEQLREDDVFRQDALREAETRLSDWQQRWETHSRESAEASRAGDVERTRVDYLDRQGFEAERRREALASERAGLDLDALAAAFEQLQVQHDTQKESLETLTEQVEARKQGAADVQEQQRATQTELSDVRKRTQEARGRLSSLETLQHAALGQEQGAAMTWLKARGLDNAARVGEKLTVEPGWENAVEGALGQLIEGVLVDAPEALVDALGELGDGRIALVSDDRGDVSFAPTSLAAKVQGPAAIRRLLARLHVAEDLAEARRLQSQLGEGDSVITRHGERLGAGWVRVLRSGAAKQGALLRERDIQTLRGEIETLQAREAELEHRLATLRDQLLAAEQQREDAQRALYMAHRSVSELAGQLQSQQGRVDSTRTRIERIDGEIAQLVETLDASREQAREARMKLEDAVTRMGDLEATRQALEAERRQLVEARDQAREAARASRDAAHALALTLESQRAQIVSLSQALDRMGGQRGQLDSRLEELTLQLNEGDSPVQELEAQRQAALEHRVTADRLLTEARAALDAIDNDLRQYEQTRHQRDEQALAQRERISQRKLDQQALALKAEQLSEAVVAGGFVLQDVINTLPEVADIREWEQAVTQIDGRMRRLEPVNLAAIHEYGEASQRAEYLEAQNIDLTTALETLEDAIRKIDRETRGRFKDTFDRVNAGVQQLYPRLFGGGHAYLELTGEDLLDTGVAIMARPPGKRVSNISLLSGGEKAMTAVALVFAIFQLNPAPFCLLDEVDAPLDEANVGRFTNMVKEMSEKVQFLFVSHNKATMEAAHQLSGVTMREPGVSRLVSVDLEEAARLAGAA
- a CDS encoding DUF2200 domain-containing protein: MSARRIFTTPFASVYPLYVQKAERKGRTKADVDEVIRWLTGYDQAGLDRQISARTDFQTFFAEAPRLHPHAALIKGIVCGVRVEDVDDPLMQKIRYLDKLVDELAKGKAMEKILR
- a CDS encoding GFA family protein, with the protein product MTLSYTGGCACGAIRYTTPHAPVFQNLCQCRDCQRRSGTGHGAWLTFPGREAMAITGEATHWQVAGDSGNAKVHAFCPACGTPVYLLFKAMPDMIAVAAGSLDDPGRFTPGALTYASRGLAWDTVDPSLKTFQRMPTA
- a CDS encoding GFA family protein; amino-acid sequence: MNRPLQTHTGRCHCGAVRFEIDTDFPELTRCDCSICRKKNALMVKVHESAFRLLAGEDALTDYQFHTRTAHHYFCKVCGIYPFHRKRVTPDYYGINVYCLDDFDPDGIPVRMTVGAGMP
- the ligA gene encoding NAD-dependent DNA ligase LigA, with the protein product MTPTPAARIADLRRQLEDANHRYHVLDEPNIPDAEYDRLLRELDTLETAHPELVTADSPTQRVGNAPAGKFAEVRHALPMLSLGNAFSDEEVEDFVRRIADKLKRPTLLFSAEPKLDGLAISLRYEGGAFVQGATRGDGATGEDVTLNLRTVKAIPLRLRGKGWPDVLEVRGEVYMPRADFEKYNEHARLHGGKVLANPRNGAAGSLRQLDPRITAQRPLAFFAYGTGLVEGGELPDSHSATLKQLRAWGFPVSSLSETVEGVDGLLDYYRRIGERRGALPFDIDGVVYKLDDGEGQRTMGFVSRAPRWAIAHKFPAQEQMTVLDSIEVNVGRTGAVTPWALMQPVHVGGVTVTRATLHNADQVARLDVRNGDTVIIRRAGDVIPEVVGVVLERRPAGTQPWQMPTACPVCGSEIVREEGAAVWRCSGELTCPAQRKETIIHFASRRAMDIEGLGERFVEDLSDLGIVQRIADLYTLTVDDLLEMKRRADERDGTTPETVKAGKVATKWAENLIEAIDRSRQTTLERFLFALGIQHVGESTAKALAQWFGDLQLIRRLPWPLFKQVPDIGGEVARSLGHFLDQPGNQQAIDDLLARGVVIGDTHPPSGKLRAGLDLATLLVDLEIPKVTRVRAEQLASAFPSAQALLDAPVHNFVTTGLPSDSANAFAAWLEDEANAQLLTRSGAALDELLKVTPEDVALSAGPLDGKTVVLTGGLAAMSRDEAGEKLEALGAKIAGSVSKKTHLVVAGEAAGSKLAKAQELGIEIWDEAQLLAFLEKHA
- the zipA gene encoding cell division protein ZipA, with protein sequence MSDMAMLRFGIIIAGALLVIAIFFFGRPKKPSQGRRLEPSERDNARVEPSLPGDDGAEQVQDYSDDNVRQPELGLAGGTPVANADSDLGKRPNQDFDKIVSLYVAAKAGHMLRGEDIVVAAEKTGLTFGHMNVFHRLVEGHPERGPVFSMANIMQPGSFDMANIRTLETPAIAFFLTLPAPMTALEAWEKLVPNVERMAELLGGVVLDDSRNTLGRQRIQHIREELRAYDRQHEAPPLTKAPRW
- a CDS encoding low molecular weight protein tyrosine phosphatase family protein; translated protein: MDARPRNVLFICTQNRLRSPTAEQVFADWPGIETASAGLGNDAEVPVSPELLAWADLVFVMEKVHRTRLSAKFGRHLNGKRVICLDIPDDYEFMDTLLIRLLKQKVTRFLPTHASDE
- a CDS encoding metalloregulator ArsR/SmtB family transcription factor, which codes for MDIDKVFKALGDPTRRRLLDLLCDKNGQTLGQLCEQLDMARQSVTQHLGLLEAANLVSTVWRGREKLHFINPVPLHDVYERWVRKFERQRLSLLHDLKKELEGE
- a CDS encoding SRPBCC family protein: MSNEKTCFVYVTYIRSTAEKVFEAITQPGIARRYWGHENVSDWQPGSAWQHVRASEPHTVELVGKVVESVPPTRLVITWANASQADDPGAYSRVTFDIVPYEDMVRLTVTHDELEAGSGMANGIQKGWPIVLSSLKSLLETGQGMDVFAKPKAA
- a CDS encoding type II toxin-antitoxin system PemK/MazF family toxin produces the protein MDREPDVPVATRPIHRGDIFWVAADESRGSIPGVPHPHVVVQDDVFNQSRISTVVVCALSSNLNRVSEPGVVLLDAGEGGLARQSVVIASQISSLYKHRLQDHIGRLSDQRVDQVIAALRFLQASFLR